One Microplitis demolitor isolate Queensland-Clemson2020A chromosome 2, iyMicDemo2.1a, whole genome shotgun sequence DNA segment encodes these proteins:
- the LOC103574810 gene encoding mediator of RNA polymerase II transcription subunit 13 isoform X2 — protein sequence MTHPSHQTNGASLEDCHTNFFALTDLCGIKWRKLVWGEMAGGSVGTPLEDPVLSSFSRCLAGDILCVWRRVAATPAMGTSGTGAIFDMGIAPSPAPPPLSLSAAKELWIFWYGEEPDLSGLISPELIACQSEQGSWESGLSYECRSLLFKALHNLIERCLLSRDFVRLGKWFVQPYDGFEKHRCNSHLSFSFAFFVHGDSTVCASVDVRQHPAVRYLTRACLQRTQASQTDAKVILAPYGLAGTLTGQSSRIDSQFLDEWKHFYPINNNNIEPGLPPFVEVLVGGVRMRYPSCYVLVTDMDDLPVELPPSPPYSPAAAAIYDYQNYSQGETKPSTELPERVWAECILGSSSLSTSKTNESSVELGTWTFIDPTQKSSCLCSKCTTPGGWKSLASSQNQRERVDKGGRRAVVPFHRRSTIPWDASCPSVLANAPRSISNRTNDAPNTPPEGPPSYSRGPPTGGDCPPVPSVGSPSSPAPSPLPTPHSEPASVPPSVDPTMPTLSPQPPSNHPNAAPSLTSLHGSKSVSSTSCNTSSNNNNNNNSSNISTSNTTSSNNNNNNSNNNNTTSNNNNNNNNNNNNNNNNNSSCNNNQVVNMITETTLKRPILSSREYEGALLEDEPPLSWLYDYSTQEAWLNHPVKRFKPSPPVGSLHQRGNNLYTVTNSPTNQQPQVTKLEIKQEPGVVLGDCAGTGERRNGDREGEENERVREESERNRNDPYEFDVAGDEENDSGEHSVVGADGLRRPRDEPPNSGSLFTSEGLQVSYKDLDQIFDNSDPDTSSDETNLNQLQVQTPPGSNKSGGMHEDTRIDSITKQNNRGVGVLRPEELSKMFPTPPSLEHNPVASPCQLNDVPIDQTELTAPQRSLRHAPDIYPNMGSPSEEPIDDWSYVFKPPTICKLVGSSKYAPLTNLPSQFLPPITLPSHCVYRPSWQCNNNSTNNPNNNNSSNEKNPLHSSSSSSSSLLVPPSKSVNNTQQDQQQEQSHHQDQQAQPQQQLSQQHHHHQQQQQQQQQQLSQQQQQPSLPPPPPQQQQQQQHHHHQQQQQQLATISHQQQLCPSSPNPNNVGNLYRAAAGRPPPPPYDQPSPATSTTSSYLNKNINSIDADTPGPIRAPESNSLVVNILLGDTVLNIFRDHNFDSCSLCVCNYGQKVVGNIKGADAVYLAGAWTNGSGLFQDEEQIRCNCGFSAVVYRRLAHQAGLFYEDEMEITGIAEDPSEKKKGSLVAVISGSGSGSGSGGSGGGGGGGGGAAVATDNNNKQSGSEELDVITPSVLELLREQCAIIQSSASSLYRAAKVYAVNRNNNNNINNLNVLPALNTLEFNDGNEVSLIALEQGKLIDGGNSVERTVRMVGVHRWGFLKARGPQCSGDILRMMRTLQPLLQDAVQKKCTTRMWEAPYTVTGPLTWRQFHRLAGRGTEDRCEPQPIPALVVGYDRDWLSLSPYALSYWEKLLLEPYSGPRDVAYVVLAPDSETIVNKVKYFFRELSTTYEICRLGKHTPITKTCRDGIMRVGKSSCQKWSKQPLVDDWFKLLGENQMGEQLRLYAQVCSNRLAPYLTQVIQDRSLLDPDSNNHKQQSQHHSHHQQQSQSPSVPPGESMPGTPDATGTNINTNTNTVSVNIKTEPAVGENETAPSETPLSNTTPNANSTMGNVTPAIPPSSPSNTSINPNTNSSSINPNTNSSIAIKTEPGSSNPMTTTSINSTTNTSTVSSSIGSTTNTTTSTTTTIGPDEEEIEPPSIVVYIVEPFSLGGPENSDRRRLAILALLRAYSTALNAMPENLRSNINVQLISLESIVELGRARERRKIQDEMRSLALNVFLQGRRLLNHNSTVKSLTGFGTAAAADIFLKNKDERNKAAYRLYTPAYVLAPLRSKSEAPESFGIAGPEECAVMYLSYCLSEDQSLLLAVATDDRGEIFESAAINIDVPNRKRRKRASARRIGLQKLMDFILGVMSQGVQPWRLVVGRVGRIGHGELKSWGWLLSRKSLLKASKHLKDICGQCSLLYPSAAPCVLSACLVSLEPDSTLRLMADQFTPDSRFSQASVNCQLSTPQDVTCTHILVFPTSATTQSSQTAFQEQHINGPELGDDELFSALNDDMPEGMEGMGDFNDIFNVWPEASAGGGQSPGNSPHRPEGSPLGGDGGGSGMGNHDGPGSPFPCSSTPRTANADQTEDVANLHLQPLALGYLVSTAPLGRMPSWFWSTCPHLEGVCPAFLKNALHLHSPAIQQNSDDILQQQSALTAHPLDSQYTTDVLRYVLEGYNALSWLAVDANTKDRLSCLPVHVQALMQLYHTAVALV from the exons ATGACGCACCCGTCGCATCAGACTAACGGAGCCAGCTTGGAGGATTGCCACACGAATTTCTTCGCACTG acggATCTATGCGGGATAAAATGGCGGAAACTCGTGTGGGGCGAGATGGCCGGTGGATCCGTGGGTACCCCCCTTGAAGATCCAGTATTGTCGAGCTTCTCGCGTTGTCTAGCTGGCGATATACTCTGTGTGTGGCGACGAGTGGCGGCCACACCGGCAATGGGTACTTCTGGTACAGGCGCAATATTTGATATGGGAATAGCACCTTCGCCCGCTCCACCACCTTTATCACTGTCCGCTGCCAAAGAGCTTTGGATCTTTTGGTATGGAGAGGAACCCGATTTATCGGGTCTTATCTCACCAGAGCTTATTGCTTGCC AGAGTGAGCAAGGCTCTTGGGAAAGCGGTCTCTCGTATGAATGCCGCTCGTTACTCTTCAAGGCTCTTCATAATCTCATTGAACGTTGTTTACTGTCTCGTGACTTTGTTCGCCTTGGAAAATGGTTCGTTCAGCCTTATGACGGTTTCGAGAAACATCGTTGCAAcag TCATTTGTCATTTTCTTTTGCATTTTTCGTGCACGGTGACAGTACTGTTTGTGCAAGTGTTGATGTCAGGCAACATCCTGCTGTACGATATCTCACAAGAGCTTGTCTTCAACGTACACAGGCATCTCAAACTGACGCTAAAG taattctTGCTCCGTATGGGCTTGCTGGTACTCTAACGGGACAATCGAGTCGTATCGATTCACAATTCCTTGATGAGTGGAAACATTTTTATCCaataaacaataacaacaTTGAACCCGGTCTTCCACCTTTCGTGGAGGTACTTGTTGGTGGCGTAAGGATGCGATATCCATCATGCTATGTTCTCGTTACTGACATGGATGATCTGCCTGTTGAATTGCCACCTTCACCTCCTTATAGTCCAGCAGCGGCAGCTATTTATGACTATCAAAATTACAGTCAAGGTGAAACAAAACCATCAACTGAATTACCTGAACGTGTTTGGGCCGAGTGTATACTTGGATCATCATCTTTATCCACTTCCAAAACAAATGAATCTTCCGTAGAGCTTGGTACCTGGACGTTTATTGATCCAACTCAAAAGTCTTCCTGCTTGTGTTCTAA GTGCACAACCCCCGGGGGTTGGAAGAGTCTGGCTTCCTCTCAAAATCAGAGGGAGAGAGTTGATAAAGGTGGACGACGGGCTGTCGTACCTTTCCATCGACGCTCTACCATTCCGTGGGATGCTTCTTGTCCCTCTGTTCTTGCTAATGCCCCCAG GTCGATTTCAAATAGAACCAATGATGCACCTAATACACCTCCTGAAGGTCCACCCTCTTATTCTCGAGGACCTCCGACTGGTGGTGATTGTCCTCCAGTACCATCGGTTGGGTCACCAAGCTCACCAGCACCTTCACCACTTCCAACACCTCATTCTGAACCGGCATCTGTACCACCGTCGGTGGATCCAACGATGCCAACGTTGAGTCCTCAACCACCGTCAAATCATCCCAATGCAGCTCCGTCATTAACATCATTACATGGATCTAAATCAGTCTCGTCAACCAGCTGCAATactagtagtaataataacaataataataatagcagcAATATCAGTACGAGCAACACTACCAgcagtaacaataataataacaacagcaacaacaataataccaccagcaataataataataataataataataataataataataataataataataatagtagctgtaataataatcaagttGTAAATATGATAACTGAAACAACGTTAAAGCGACCAATACTCTCATCGAGAGAATATGAAGGTGCACTTTTAGAAGATGAACCTCCACTTTCTTGGCTATATGATTATTCAACTCAAGAGGCTTGGCTTAATCATCCAGTTAAAAGATTTAAACCATCTCCACCGGTTGGTTCACTACATCAACGtggtaataatttgtatacaGTGACAAATTCACCGACAAATCAGCAGCCACAAGTaacaaaattagaaataaaacaaGAACCAGGTGTAGTTTTg ggtGATTGTGCAGGAACTGGTGAAAGGCGAAATGGTGACAGAGAAGGTGAAGAAAATGAACGTGTAAGAGAAGAAAGTGAAAGAAATAGAAATGATCCTTATGAATTTGATGTAGCTGGAGATGAGGAAAATGATAGTGGGGAACATAGTGTAGTTGGTGCTGATGGTTTAAGACGACCACGTGATGAACCACCAAACTCGGGTTCTCTATTTACCAGCGAAGGTCTTCAAGTATCTTATAAAGATCTTGATCAGATATTTGATAATTCAGATCCTGATACATCAAGTgatgaaacaaatttaaatcaacttcAAGTCCAAACACCACCAGGTTCAAATAAATCTGGTGGGATGCATGAAGATACTCGTATTGACAGTATaactaaacaaaataatcgtGGTGTAGGTGTTCTTCGGCCTGAAGAATTATCGAAAATGTTTCCAACACCACCCTCATTGGAACATAATCCAGTAGCATCACCTTGTCAGTTAAATGATGTACCAATCGATCAAACTGAACTTACGGCACCTCAAAGATCACTTCGTCATGCTCCAGATATTTATCCAAATATGGGATCACCTTCAGAAGAACCAATTGATGACTGGTCTTATGTTTTTAAACCACCGACAATTTGTAAACTTGTTGGATCATCAAAATATGCACCATTAACTAATTTACCTAGCCAATTTCTGCCACCTATCACACTGCCTTCACACTGCGTATATAGACCTTCTTGgcagtgtaataataattctacaAATAATCCaaacaataataacagtagtaatgaaaaaaatccattacattcatcgtcatcatcttcatcatcattattagtACCCCCATCAAAATCTGTTAATAATACTCAACAGGATCAACAGCAAGAACAATCACATCATCAAGATCAACAGGCACAGCCACAACAACAGCTATCGCAAcagcatcatcatcatcagcagcaacaacaacaacaacaacaacaactgtcacaacagcaacaacaaccaTCATTACCACCACCTCCACCccagcaacaacaacagcaacagcatcACCACCAccaacagcagcaacagcaatTAGCAACAATATCTCATCAACAGCAATTATGTCCTTCGAGTCCTAATCCTAATAATGTTGGTAATCTTTATCGAGCGGCAGCAGGAAGACCTCCACCTCCCCCTTATGATCAACCAAGTCCTGCAACTTCAACAACTtcatcatatttaaataaaaatataaatagtattgATGCAGATACACCGGGTCCAATACGTGCACCAGAATCAAATTCTTTAGTAGTAAATATACTTCTTGGTGATACTGTTCTTAATATATTTCGTGATCATAATTTTGATAGCTGCAGTCTTTGTGTTTGCAATTACGGTCAAAAAGTTGTTGGTAATATAAAAGGAGCTGATGCTGTTTATTTAGCTGGTGCTTGGACAAACGGTAGTGGTTTATTTCAAGATGAAGAACAAATAAGGTGCAATTGTGGTTTTAGTGCAGTGGTATATCGTCGATTGGCTCATCAAGCAGGATTGTTTTATGAAGATGAAATGGAAATAACAGGTATTGCTGAGGATCCATctgaaaagaaaaaaggaTCACTCGTTGCAGTAATATCAGGAAGTGGAAGTGGTAGTGGTAGTGGTGgtagtggtggtggtggtggtggtggtggtggtgctGCTGTTgctactgataataataataaacaatctGGTTCTGAAGAACTTGATGTTATcactccaagtgtattagagCTTCTTCGTGAACAATGTGCAATTATTCAAAGTTCGGCTAGTAGCTTATATCGAGCTGCTAAAGTATATGCagttaatagaaataataataataatataaataatttaaatgttttaccAGCTCTTAATACATTAGAATTTAATGATGGTAATGAAGTGTCTTTAATTGCATTAGAACAAGGTAAATTAATAGATGGTGGTAATTCTGTTGAAAGAACAGTAAGAATGGTTGGTGTACATCGATGGGGATTTTTAAAAGCTCGTGGTCCACAGTGTAGTGGTGATATTCTTCGTATGATGCGTACACTTCAACCATTACTTCAAGATgcagtacaaaaaaaatgtactacAAGAATGTGGGAAGCACCATATACAGTTACTGGTCCATTAACTTGGAGGCAATTTCATCGTCTTGCTGGTCGTGGTACTGAGGATAGATGTGAACCACAACCAATACCAGCTTTAGTTGTTGGATATGACAGAGATTGGTTATCATTATCACCTTATGCTCTGAGTTATtgggaaaaattattattagaaccATATTCTGGACCACGTGATGTTGCTTATGTTGTTTTGGCGCCAGACAGTGAAACAATcgtaaataaagttaaatacttttttcgtGAATTATCAACGACATATGAAATTTGTCGATTAGGAAAACATACACCAATAACAAAAACATGTCGTGATGGTATAATGCGTGTTGGTAAATCATCATGTCAAAAATGGTCTAAACAACCATTAGTTGATGAttggtttaaattattaggtGAAAATCAAATGGGTGAACAATTAAGGCTTTATGCGCAAGTCTGTAGTAATCGACTAGCACCATATTTAACTCAAGTTATTCAAGATCGTAGTCTATTAGATCCTGATTCAAATAATCACAAACAACAATCACAACATCATTCACATCATCAACAACAATCACAATCACCGTCTGTACCACCAGGTGAATCAATGCCAGGAACACCAGATGCTACTGGtactaatattaatactaatactaatactgttagtgttaatattaaaacagaACCTGCTGTTGGTGAAAATGAAACAGCTCCAAGTGAAACACCCTTATCAAATACAACACCAAATGCTAATTCAACAATGGGTAATGTTACACCGGCTATTCCGCCTTCTTCACCTTCAAATACATCAATAAATCCTAATACTAATTCGTCATCAATAAATCCTAATACTAATTCATCAATAGCTATTAAAACAGAACCTGGTTCGTCAAATCCAATGACAACGACATCAATTAATTCAACGACAAATACGTCAACTGTATCATCATCAATTGGATCAACAACTAATACGACAACCTCAACAACGACAACTATTGGACCGGATGAGGAAGAAATTGAACCTCCATCAATTGTTGTTTATATTGTTGAACCATTTTCATTAGGTGGTCCTGAAAATTCAGATCGCCGGCGATTAGCTATTCTTGCACTTTTAAGAGCATATTCCACAGCACTCAATGCTATGCCCGAAAATTTAAGATCTAATATTAATGTCCAg ttaATATCGCTGGAAAGTATAGTAGAATTAGGACGAGCACGTGAACgacgaaaaattcaagatGAAATGCGTTCATTGGCATTAAATGTATTTCTCCAAGGTAGACGGCTATTAAATCACAATTCAACAGTTAAAAGTCTTACTGGTTTTGGTACTGCTGCAGCAGCTGATATTttccttaaaaataaagat gaACGAAATAAAGCGGCTTATCGTTTATATACACCGGCCTATGTACTTGCGCCATTACGATCAAAGAGTGAAGCACCTGAATCTTTTGGTATTGCCGGTCCAGAAGAGTGTGCTGTTATGTATCTTAGTTATTGCTTGAGTGAAGATCAGTCACTATTACTTGCAGTTGCGACTGATGATCGTGGTGAAATTTTTGAGAGTGCTGCTATAAATATTGATGTGCCAAATCGTAAAAGAAGAAAACGTGCATCTGCTCGACGTATTGGATTGCAAAAACTTATGGACTTTATACTTGGTGTCATGTCACAAGGC gTGCAACCATGGAGGCTAGTTGTAGGCAGAGTTGGTCGAATAGGTCATGGTGAATTAAAAAGTTGGGGCTGGCTCCTTTCTCGAAAATCACTATTAAAAGCTTCTAaacatttaaaagatatttgtGGTCAATGCAGCCTTTTATATCCATCTGCTGCACCATGTGTGTTAAGTGCTTGTCTTGTATCACTTGAGCCCGATTCAACGCTTCGATTAATGGCTGATCAATTTACACCAGATTCAAGATTTAGTCAAGCATCTGTTAACTGTCAACTCTCAACACCCCAAGATGTCACTTGTACTCATATACTTGTCTTTCCGACTTCAGCTACGACACaa tcatcACAAACAGCATTTCAAGAGCAGCATATAAATGGACCTGAGCTTGGTGACgatgaattattttcagcTCTAAATGATGACATGCCGGAAGGTATGGAGGGTATGGGAGACTTTAacgatatttttaatgtttggCCTGAGGCTAGTGCGGGTGGTGGACAAAGTCCTGGTAACAGTCCTCATAGACCAGAAGGTTCACCTTTGGGCGGTGACGGAGGTGGTTCTGGTATGGGAAATCATGACGGTCCTGGTAGTCCATTTCCATGCAGCAGTACACCAAGg ACTGCAAACGCTGATCAAACAGAAGACGTAGCAAATCTTCATTTACAACCATTGGCTCTTGGTTATTTGGTATCTACAGCGCCATTAGGCCGTATGCCATCTTGGTTCTGGTCAACGTGTCCACATCTTGAAGGTGTATGTCCggcatttttgaaaaatgctCTTCATCTACACAGTCCAGCCATACAACAAAATAGCGATGATATACTTCAGCAACAGAGTGCATTAACAGCTCATCCTCTTGACTCACAATATACTACGGATGTATTgag ATATGTGTTGGAAGGATACAACGCTTTATCTTGGCTTGCAGTAGATGCAAATACCAAGGATCGACTTTCTTGCTTACCGGTACATGTTCAAGCGCTAATGCAACTTTACCACACAGCAGTAGCTCTCGTTTGA